From a single Sulfitobacter faviae genomic region:
- a CDS encoding formate dehydrogenase subunit gamma codes for MAAHRDAGRAAALLPSAGRIRIEGGKVGRTVTRFKAVERFAHWMLAGSFILLALTGLATLFGRKVVIPLLGHEFNSTLLTGSKFIHNNVSWAFMIALVMVFVMWIWHNIPNKTDWLWIKQGGGFIGDKHPPAKKFNFGQKIVFWAVILLGFSVSLSGLSLLFPFEIQLFGHTFNIINDIGMAEAAGFGPLQGDLTPHAEMQYAQLWHAIIGFLMMAVILGHIYIGTLGMEGAFDAMGNGEVDERWANSTTRSGSMRSNKTNGPPQNDGRRRSNQRSRAMKAMLAGFLGVAVIGVVAYFGLHEIGFSSAEVYSGENVRLD; via the coding sequence TTGGCTGCTCACCGGGACGCTGGCCGTGCTGCTGCTCTTTTACCTTCTGCGGGCCGGATCCGTATCGAAGGCGGCAAGGTCGGGCGCACCGTCACCCGCTTCAAAGCCGTTGAGCGTTTCGCGCATTGGATGCTGGCTGGCTCGTTCATCCTGCTCGCGCTGACGGGCTTGGCCACGCTTTTTGGCCGCAAGGTCGTCATCCCTCTGCTGGGGCATGAGTTCAACTCGACCCTGTTGACCGGGTCGAAGTTCATCCACAATAACGTCTCATGGGCCTTCATGATTGCGCTCGTCATGGTCTTCGTCATGTGGATTTGGCACAATATCCCGAACAAGACGGATTGGCTCTGGATCAAACAGGGCGGCGGTTTCATCGGTGACAAACACCCGCCCGCCAAGAAGTTTAACTTCGGCCAAAAGATCGTCTTCTGGGCCGTGATCCTGCTGGGCTTCTCGGTCTCGCTCTCGGGGCTGTCTCTGCTCTTTCCCTTCGAGATCCAGCTTTTCGGGCATACGTTCAACATCATCAATGACATCGGCATGGCCGAGGCCGCAGGCTTTGGTCCGCTTCAGGGCGATCTGACGCCGCATGCCGAAATGCAATATGCCCAGCTGTGGCACGCGATCATCGGCTTTCTGATGATGGCGGTGATCTTGGGCCATATCTACATCGGGACGCTCGGCATGGAAGGCGCCTTTGACGCCATGGGCAATGGCGAGGTCGATGAGCGTTGGGCGAACAGCACCACTCGCTCTGGCTCGATGAGGTCAAACAAGACAAACGGACCCCCGCAGAATGACGGGCGGCGGCGTTCAAATCAAAGGAGTCGCGCGATGAAAGCCATGTTGGCAGGGTTTCTGGGCGTCGCGGTGATCGGCGTCGTGGCCTATTTCGGGCTGCATGAGATAGGCTTTTCCTCCGCCGAGGTCTATTCAGGTGAAAACGTCCGGCTGGACTGA